The following coding sequences are from one Streptomyces angustmyceticus window:
- a CDS encoding non-ribosomal peptide synthetase codes for MDANEYDVADAVLAAAHRHPQRPALATGAETWTYAELVGHARRVERCLRDCGVRVGDVVAVQGRRSPRVVAALLGVLLADAAYLALGEHVPAARLRHMLDEAAPRLVLAEETADQELFRHGGAPAVVTHDEARGHEPAPERRTASTERDDIAAYLVHTSGTTGVPKGVVITRRSLAAHRRAVHQLFELAPDDRVLQASSLAFDVAAEEIWPTLTAGALVDILPTGLGEVSYDRFSRIVHGRGITVCNLPASYFSGWAAHLDESGTALPTLRLVVAGSEELPVEAARAWCSAERARLVHAYGVSEATITSVACDVTPDLTTGERIPIGAALPGVRTAVVDERDSPVPAGTEGELLIGGPGVALGYLGTDPLPEDRFLRTAVAGAGQGPWYRTGDWVREERGLLHFLGRVDDQLKINGVRVEPGEIAAVLAAQPAVTDAKVFRIGETLVGCVCTPHPVDREAMTGRLRPVLPPAMVPAEILGWDAFPLTEGGKVDVRALRAAATARLDEGVAPAGAPGVRTVLRRLWQEVLGAPEVGADSDFFALGGGSLSAARLSSALLRETGVTVKLRTVFAHPRFGDYLQQVELASDRQA; via the coding sequence ATGGACGCCAACGAATACGATGTGGCGGACGCTGTGCTCGCCGCGGCGCACCGCCACCCCCAGCGGCCCGCGTTGGCCACCGGGGCCGAGACCTGGACCTACGCCGAACTGGTGGGCCACGCACGGCGTGTCGAGCGGTGTCTGCGAGACTGCGGCGTCCGGGTTGGTGACGTGGTAGCCGTCCAGGGCCGCAGAAGCCCACGGGTCGTGGCGGCGCTGCTGGGCGTCCTGCTGGCCGATGCCGCGTACCTCGCGCTCGGCGAGCACGTGCCCGCCGCCCGCCTGCGCCACATGCTCGACGAGGCCGCGCCCCGCCTGGTGCTCGCCGAGGAGACCGCGGACCAGGAGCTGTTCCGGCACGGCGGCGCCCCGGCCGTGGTCACGCATGACGAGGCGCGCGGCCACGAACCCGCCCCGGAGCGGCGCACCGCCTCCACCGAGCGCGATGACATCGCCGCCTACCTCGTGCACACCTCGGGAACGACCGGCGTTCCCAAGGGTGTGGTCATCACCAGACGCTCCCTGGCGGCGCACCGCCGAGCCGTCCACCAGCTCTTCGAGCTGGCCCCCGACGACCGGGTCCTGCAGGCATCCTCACTCGCGTTCGACGTGGCCGCTGAGGAGATCTGGCCCACTCTCACCGCCGGAGCCCTGGTCGACATCCTCCCCACGGGCCTGGGTGAGGTGAGCTACGACCGGTTCAGCCGCATCGTCCACGGTCGCGGCATCACGGTGTGCAACCTGCCCGCCTCATACTTCAGCGGCTGGGCCGCCCACCTCGACGAGAGCGGCACGGCGCTGCCCACGCTGCGCCTGGTCGTCGCGGGCAGCGAGGAACTGCCGGTCGAGGCGGCCCGAGCCTGGTGCTCCGCAGAGCGCGCCCGCCTCGTGCACGCCTACGGGGTCTCCGAGGCAACGATTACCTCGGTGGCGTGCGACGTGACCCCGGACCTGACGACGGGGGAGCGGATCCCTATCGGCGCGGCGCTGCCCGGCGTGCGCACGGCGGTCGTCGACGAGCGGGACTCCCCGGTACCCGCGGGCACCGAGGGGGAGCTGCTCATCGGCGGACCCGGTGTCGCCCTCGGCTACCTCGGCACGGACCCGCTCCCCGAGGACCGCTTCCTTCGGACGGCCGTCGCCGGAGCCGGGCAGGGCCCCTGGTACCGGACCGGGGACTGGGTGCGTGAGGAACGCGGCCTGCTCCACTTCCTCGGACGCGTCGACGACCAGCTCAAGATCAACGGCGTACGGGTCGAACCTGGTGAGATCGCCGCGGTGCTGGCCGCCCAGCCCGCGGTGACGGACGCCAAGGTGTTCCGGATCGGCGAGACCCTCGTCGGCTGCGTGTGCACCCCGCACCCCGTCGACCGGGAGGCGATGACCGGCCGGCTGCGCCCCGTACTGCCACCGGCCATGGTCCCCGCTGAGATCCTCGGCTGGGACGCATTCCCCCTCACCGAGGGCGGCAAGGTGGACGTACGGGCCCTGCGAGCGGCGGCCACGGCCCGGCTCGACGAGGGTGTCGCGCCCGCCGGCGCCCCGGGCGTGCGGACCGTCCTGCGGCGGCTGTGGCAGGAGGTGCTGGGAGCGCCCGAAGTCGGCGCCGACTCCGACTTCTTCGCGCTCGGCGGCGGCTCGCTGTCGGCAGCCCGGCTCTCCAGCGCCCTTCTCAGGGAGACCGGCGTCACCGTCAAGCTCAGGACGGTCTTCGCCCATCCGCGCTTCGGCGACTACCTCCAGCAGGTCGAGCTCGCCTCCGACCGGCAGGCCTGA
- a CDS encoding MFS transporter — protein MNFLASIGFGMYASGNAIYFTRYVGLPVSQVGIGLTVAGLVWLPLSIHLGRFADKVGARGATVFMGVAQVLLLVAATAVHGLVEFVVVVSLLGVFVQGGWICREALVAEMTDSEARVTVSAYLRSAFNVGIILGALAAGLALTLDDAPAYLALILGSALAEAAATVLCLGLPKRAAGPEWRADVVPIRNAVRDVPYLTLSVLYGLLAVGDIVLRIGIPLWIVTHSGLPSGLGAWLYGLNAVLVVALQVPLSRAAETFGGVRRLLLLASFASTVSCLAIAVSTGMPALVGVSALVVSVVLLSLSEVWSSAAGWKLRYELAPPQAQGTWGGVFALGSSINLVLGPAVVTLVVERYAATGWAALSAGFLLVAAAVVPAMAWALRTRATGRAGAPREVAGSPQTKEAKTKGVKS, from the coding sequence GTGAACTTCCTGGCCAGCATCGGCTTCGGAATGTACGCCTCCGGCAACGCGATCTACTTCACGCGCTACGTCGGGCTCCCGGTGTCCCAGGTCGGGATCGGCCTGACCGTCGCCGGCCTCGTCTGGCTGCCCCTCTCCATCCACCTGGGGCGGTTCGCCGACAAGGTCGGCGCGCGCGGGGCCACCGTCTTCATGGGCGTGGCACAGGTTCTGCTGCTCGTCGCCGCCACCGCGGTCCACGGGCTCGTGGAGTTCGTCGTTGTGGTCTCCCTCCTCGGCGTCTTCGTCCAGGGCGGCTGGATCTGCCGCGAGGCGCTGGTAGCGGAGATGACGGACAGCGAGGCCCGTGTGACGGTCTCCGCGTACCTGCGCAGCGCGTTCAATGTGGGGATCATCCTCGGCGCTCTCGCCGCCGGGCTCGCCCTCACTCTGGACGATGCGCCCGCCTATCTCGCGCTCATTCTGGGCAGCGCCTTGGCCGAGGCGGCGGCGACCGTCCTGTGCCTGGGGCTGCCGAAGCGGGCAGCCGGGCCGGAGTGGCGGGCCGACGTCGTGCCGATCCGCAACGCCGTGCGCGATGTGCCCTACCTGACGCTGTCGGTCCTGTACGGCCTGCTCGCCGTCGGGGACATCGTGCTGCGTATCGGGATCCCGCTGTGGATCGTGACGCACTCAGGCCTGCCCAGCGGGCTCGGAGCCTGGCTCTACGGCCTGAACGCCGTCCTGGTCGTGGCCCTGCAGGTGCCGCTCAGCCGGGCCGCGGAGACCTTCGGCGGAGTGCGCAGGCTGCTGCTCCTCGCGAGCTTCGCCTCCACGGTGTCGTGCCTGGCCATCGCCGTGAGCACCGGAATGCCCGCCCTGGTCGGCGTGAGCGCGCTTGTGGTCTCTGTGGTGCTCCTTTCGCTGAGCGAGGTGTGGAGTTCCGCCGCGGGCTGGAAGCTCCGGTACGAACTCGCGCCGCCGCAGGCCCAGGGCACCTGGGGTGGGGTCTTCGCGCTGGGCAGCTCGATCAACCTCGTCCTCGGCCCCGCCGTGGTCACGCTCGTCGTCGAGCGGTACGCGGCGACGGGCTGGGCGGCGCTCTCCGCGGGGTTCCTCCTGGTGGCCGCGGCGGTCGTGCCCGCTATGGCGTGGGCGCTGCGGACGAGGGCCACCGGCCGGGCAGGGGCGCCGCGCGAGGTCGCAGGCTCCCCACAGACGAAAGAGGCCAAGACGAAAGGGGTCAAGTCGTGA
- a CDS encoding VOC family protein: protein MGVQTADLDNCFDWYQEFFDAEKKWELDRFSELTLSRLPGIRKLIELAVGEIRLHLFDRAGHNGRTADDDGFVFQHVCIQVATPQELAERRRRWIELYESGRFTFARPEMPTEIVVDDDGVQSLYLLDVNGLEYELSYIPDGHR from the coding sequence GTGGGAGTGCAGACCGCAGATCTGGACAACTGCTTCGACTGGTACCAGGAGTTCTTCGACGCCGAGAAGAAGTGGGAACTCGACCGCTTCTCCGAGCTCACCCTCAGCAGGCTGCCGGGCATCCGCAAGCTGATCGAGCTGGCCGTCGGAGAGATCCGGCTGCACCTCTTCGACCGCGCGGGCCACAACGGCAGAACGGCCGACGACGATGGATTCGTCTTCCAGCACGTGTGCATTCAGGTGGCCACGCCGCAGGAGCTTGCCGAGCGCCGCCGACGGTGGATCGAGCTCTACGAATCGGGGCGCTTCACCTTCGCCCGGCCGGAGATGCCGACCGAGATCGTCGTCGACGACGACGGCGTGCAGAGTCTCTACCTCCTGGACGTGAACGGCCTCGAGTACGAACTCAGCTACATACCGGACGGTCACCGATGA
- a CDS encoding carbamoyltransferase N-terminal domain-containing protein: MITAGLKLTHSGGLALLEDDKLLFHIEVQKLANNARYSPVADLRLIPEILTEHGFKVSDVDHWALDGWDGADYGHLSVLDHGTPLELKVAPYRENDTINSLVRPGVTGELPIGGTTVTYNSYVHMSSHFAAAYCSSPFAARGENSFVLVWDGGCFPRLYFVDAARGTVENGGEVFPLIGHSYAMAAQYFGPWARRTGDRSQVVDDLSVAGKLMAYIALGKPQDAVQEAMRDAFHRNFEAPTDAVAEYRRDVIGCGSTGEPSHRYTHAYLGDAAERIAALGVSDEDVLASMHQFMEELLVERVVEKITRWKGEGPWNLSFAGGCALNIKWNSALRAHPLFNDVWVPPYPDDSGSAIGTACAEYARGKGVSAVQWHQRQGPALVPTPRTPDGWTARDCTPAEVAQILHESGEPLVFLRGRAELGPRALGARSIIAPASDPSMKELLNDLKKREHYRPVAPICLTEHAPEIFDPGTPDPYMLFDHDVRPEWLDRVPAITHLDGTARLQTVSNEDDPVLAEILRTYHELSGIPVLCNTSANLNGHGFFPDAASAMEWGRTRYVWADGVLYSKA, translated from the coding sequence ATGATCACAGCTGGCCTCAAACTCACCCACAGCGGTGGACTGGCCCTCCTGGAGGACGACAAGCTCCTCTTCCACATCGAAGTGCAAAAGCTGGCGAACAACGCCCGCTACAGTCCGGTCGCCGATCTCCGCCTGATCCCCGAGATCCTCACCGAGCACGGGTTCAAGGTGTCCGACGTCGACCACTGGGCCCTCGACGGCTGGGACGGGGCGGACTACGGCCACCTCTCCGTCCTCGACCACGGCACGCCCCTGGAACTGAAGGTCGCGCCCTACCGCGAGAACGACACCATCAACAGTCTGGTCCGTCCCGGCGTCACCGGTGAACTCCCCATCGGCGGCACCACGGTGACGTACAACAGCTACGTCCACATGTCGAGCCATTTCGCGGCGGCCTACTGTTCCAGCCCGTTCGCCGCACGCGGGGAGAACTCCTTCGTCCTCGTCTGGGACGGCGGCTGCTTCCCGCGGCTGTACTTCGTGGACGCCGCGCGCGGCACCGTCGAGAACGGCGGCGAGGTCTTCCCGCTGATCGGTCACTCGTACGCCATGGCCGCCCAGTACTTCGGTCCGTGGGCCCGCAGGACCGGTGACCGATCCCAGGTCGTGGACGACCTCTCCGTCGCCGGCAAGCTCATGGCGTATATCGCCCTGGGCAAGCCGCAGGACGCCGTGCAGGAAGCCATGCGCGACGCCTTCCACCGGAACTTCGAGGCGCCGACCGACGCCGTCGCCGAGTACCGCCGTGACGTCATCGGCTGCGGCAGCACCGGTGAGCCCTCGCACCGCTACACGCACGCCTACCTCGGCGATGCGGCCGAGCGCATCGCCGCACTCGGCGTCTCGGACGAGGACGTCCTCGCGAGCATGCACCAGTTCATGGAGGAGCTCCTCGTCGAGCGGGTCGTCGAGAAGATCACGCGCTGGAAGGGTGAGGGTCCCTGGAACCTCAGCTTCGCCGGCGGCTGCGCCCTCAACATCAAGTGGAACAGCGCACTGCGCGCCCACCCGCTCTTCAACGACGTCTGGGTGCCGCCGTACCCCGACGACTCCGGCTCCGCCATCGGCACCGCATGCGCCGAGTACGCGCGCGGCAAGGGCGTCTCGGCCGTCCAGTGGCACCAGCGCCAGGGCCCTGCCCTGGTCCCGACCCCCCGCACGCCGGACGGCTGGACGGCCAGGGACTGCACCCCCGCGGAGGTCGCCCAGATCCTGCACGAGAGTGGCGAGCCGCTGGTGTTTTTGCGCGGCCGGGCAGAACTCGGCCCGCGCGCGCTCGGCGCCCGCAGCATCATCGCCCCGGCGAGCGACCCGTCGATGAAGGAGCTGCTGAACGACCTCAAGAAGCGCGAGCACTACCGCCCGGTGGCCCCCATCTGCCTGACCGAGCACGCCCCCGAGATCTTCGACCCGGGCACCCCGGACCCGTACATGCTCTTCGACCACGACGTGCGCCCCGAGTGGCTGGACCGCGTGCCCGCCATCACCCACCTCGACGGCACGGCCCGCCTGCAGACCGTCAGCAACGAGGACGACCCCGTGCTCGCCGAGATACTGCGCACCTACCACGAGTTGAGCGGCATTCCGGTGCTGTGCAATACCAGCGCCAACCTCAACGGCCACGGCTTCTTCCCGGACGCGGCGTCCGCCATGGAGTGGGGCCGCACCCGGTACGTCTGGGCCGACGGGGTGCTCTACAGCAAGGCCTGA